In Zea mays cultivar B73 chromosome 7, Zm-B73-REFERENCE-NAM-5.0, whole genome shotgun sequence, the following proteins share a genomic window:
- the LOC100193251 gene encoding uncharacterized protein LOC100193251, translating into MPMENSVRRVRCPRCHSVLEEPSAPVYQCGGCGTSLRAKNRTGTGTGSTGDAAGASPARSWLPPQSRHLDASDVASTSRSSTPTPPRVASTSRSGTPTPPDVGTSWHRDTDATGTRHGSGDLALVSAGTRGSGDVASTSSTPVATARSRRRQGTDATSRGSGDVASTSSTPDTTARIRRQDTDATTRGSGDVASTSSTPDASADTTRRGESGGPVPARNRVPEQAAAALIEKRGREQSAAGQEVRDDSEGRGTRDASGAESGVGGVGFSGGNRDATPELQDDTEKGMKRHDESNDAARKERRGEAAEQPRYDHDRRQELAPKSSAQPAAAQLAREDEAATAGEKAPSPSRHEVQEEHLRPLRKKILKTVDELKGDLSELFSKSPELNAPRARPPRLPRQEAYVSHAVAGAASGLPARARHVASAAEGHRGSVARAAKPRPAAAPPRGLPSRRYRQCRAHPCCHDVDPRPCHHGHGCCGHHGKPECSSCRGYCCRPRALEPSAPRKPPAAKEPKRRLPPRNHCRPVLKGAPFIVCSSCFKLVQVPADFAVSTRMVRRMRCGSCSTVLSYSYRDPARKKAYQDSVNRCSTDGSELHGGTGDQRSDPFAPFIDGFGLSSYSTEDERRLPVSRNTSFDTLDGTKGVGRLHRLMGYGSASELLRHSPDLYESFSERTTPDVRQHDTKGKGVCIDDDDYDYDLDDTDDEDIGALKRSARKGSGWTLPWIPGKRQGDSGAIRIK; encoded by the exons ATGCCCATGGAAAATTCAGTTCGCCGCGTGAGATGCCCGAGGTGCCACAGCGTTCTCGAGGAGCCCAGCGCGCCGGTGTACCAGTGCGGCGGATGCGGCACTAGCCTTCGAG CAAAGAACCGTACCGGCACCGGCACCGGCAGCACGGGAGACGCGGCCGGGGCGTCGCCGGCGCGGAGCTGGCTGCCTCCTCAGAGCAGGCACCTGGACGCCAGCGACGTCGCGAGCACCAGCAGGTCCAGCACCCCGACCCCTCCTCGTGTCGCCAGCACCAGCAGGTCCGGCACCCCGACCCCTCCTGACGTCGGGACCAGCTGGCACCGAGACACCGACGCGACAGGCACCCGGCATGGTTCCGGTGATCTCGCTCTCGTGTCGGCCGGGACGCGTGGGTCCGGTGACGTCGCGAGCACCAGCAGTACTCCTGTTGCCACCGCGAGAAGCAGGCGCCGCCAAGGCACCGACGCGACGAGCCGTGGCTCCGGCGACGTTGCCAGCACCAGCAGTACTCCTGACACCACCGCGAGAATCAGGCGCCAAGACACCGACGCGACGACCCGTGGCTCCGGCGACGTTGCCAGCACCAGCAGCACACCTGACGCCAGTGCCGACACGACGAGACGGGGCGAGTCCGGTGGTCCCGTGCCGGCGAGGAATCGTGTCCCTGAGCAAGCGGCAGCGGCACTGATCGAGAAAAGAGGGCGCGAACAGAGCGCGGCCGGTCAGGAAGTCCGTGACGACTCTGAAGGCCGCGGAACACGAGATGCCAGTGGTGCGGAGTCCGGCGTCGGTGGTGTCGGCTTCTCCGGAGGAAACAGAGATGCCACTCCTGAATTGCAGGATGACACGGAGAAGGGGATGAAACGCCATGACGAATCTAACGATGCTGCGAGAAAGGAACGTCGTGGTGAAGCTGCAGAGCAGCCGCGTTACGACCATGACCGACGCCAAGAACTTGCACCGAAATCATCGGCTCAACCCGCGGCTGCTCAGCTTGcacgcgaagatgaagctgctacTGCCGGAGAAAAGGCGCCGAGCCCTTCTCGCCACGAGGTTCAAGAGGAACATCTGCGGCCCCTGCGGAAGAAGATTCTGAAGACGGTGGATGAGCTGAAAGGCGATCTCTCTGAACTTTTCAGCAAGTCCCCCGAGCTCAACGCGCCACGCGCGCGCCCTCCTCGTCTTCCCAGGCAAGAAGCCTACGTGTCCCACGCGGTGGCGGGGGCGGCCTCGGGCCTCCCTGCCAGAGCTCGCCACGTCGCTTCTGCTGCCGAAGGTCACCGTGGCAGCGTAGCTCGTGCGGCGAAGCCCCGTCCAGCCGCGGCTCCTCCCCGTGGCTTGCCATCCCGGCGCTACCGCCAGTGCAGAGCGCACCCGTGCTGCCATGACGTGGATCCGAGGCCGTGCCATCACGGGCACGGCTGCTGCGGCCACCACGGCAAACCGGAGTGCAGCAGCTGCCGAGGATACTGCTGCAGGCCCAGAGCGCTGGAGCCGTCCGCGCCGCGGAAGCCCCCGGCAGCCAAGGAGcccaagcggcggctgccgccCCGCAACCACTGCCGGCCAGTACTGAAGGGCGCGCCGTTCATCGTGTGCTCCAGCTGCTTCAAGCTGGTGCAGGTGCCCGCCGACTTCGCCGTCTCGACCAGGATGGTGCGCAGGATGCGGTGCGGCTCCTGCTCCACCGTCCTCTCCTACTCCTACAGGGACCCGGCCAGGAAGAAAGCCTACCAGGACTCGGTCAATCGGTGCAGCACAGACGGCTCCGAGCTGCACGGCGGCACAGGCGACCAACGGTCGGACCCGTTCGCGCCGTTCATCGATGGCTTCGGCCTCAGCAGCTACTCGACGGAGGACGAGCGGCGGCTGCCCGTCTCGAGGAACACGTCGTTCGACACCCTCGACGGGACGAAAGGCGTGGGACGGCTGCACCGGCTGATGGGGTACGGGTCAGCTAGCGAGCTGCTGCGGCACTCCCCTGACCTGTACGAGAGCTTCAGTGAGCGAACGACGCCTGACGTGAGACAGCACGACACGAAAGGGAAAGGCGTTTGCATCGACGATGACGACTACGACTACGACTTGGATGACACTGACGATGAAGACATTGGTGCGCTGAAGAGATCAGCGAGGAAAGGGTCCGGCTGGACGCTCCCATGGATTCCCGGCAAGCGGCAAGGGGACTCGGGAGCCATCAGGATCAAGTAA